The Actinomycetota bacterium genome has a window encoding:
- a CDS encoding DUF58 domain-containing protein, with translation MSRRKAPAARRAASRSGIRPGSQQAGLKQKVLTAKDRVSDTLAAASLRERAKGLERALHLTRTGQIALLAAVVPWVIAFIVAGKALYIFSYGTAFLVGTSYLLAPRNLKVEGVRAGLLPRAQEGDRLDVEVQLTAMKGLSTFILEERVPERLGHTVKVPIPKLARGATVSHRYGLRCTRRGVYDIGPLVAVTSDPLGLTQRETVVAERFEMLVHPRIEIVADRPLTRRYEDPPIRPPVSRPWPSGLEFYGLREYKPGDELRRIVWRASARMGKIMVREAEEGITDHITIILDTDRTYHSQDGDHSESFETGVRAAASLAVRHLRDGYEIRVETNGGPLTRTLRGSTQQLAMLDAFARVDMAREPLTKVVTRLISDPRRDAHNILITPRLGAHEAAQLRLLLNKGVSILVVALIWNEEHAETLSVASALGCQVAGVHPGQDLASALYHDIGAGSR, from the coding sequence ATGAGCCGCCGCAAGGCGCCGGCTGCGAGGAGGGCAGCTTCCCGCAGCGGCATCAGGCCCGGATCCCAGCAGGCAGGCCTGAAGCAGAAGGTCCTCACGGCGAAGGACCGGGTCTCCGACACCCTGGCCGCCGCCAGTCTCCGAGAGCGAGCGAAGGGGCTCGAGCGCGCCCTCCATCTGACCCGGACGGGCCAGATCGCGCTCCTGGCCGCGGTCGTACCGTGGGTCATCGCGTTCATCGTGGCCGGCAAGGCGCTCTATATCTTCTCCTACGGCACGGCCTTCCTGGTAGGCACCAGCTACCTGCTCGCTCCCCGCAACCTGAAGGTCGAAGGCGTGCGCGCCGGACTGCTCCCGCGCGCCCAGGAGGGTGACCGCCTCGACGTGGAGGTGCAGCTCACCGCCATGAAGGGCCTCTCCACGTTCATCCTGGAGGAGAGGGTCCCGGAGCGGCTGGGGCACACCGTGAAGGTCCCCATCCCGAAGCTGGCCCGGGGCGCGACGGTGAGCCACCGCTACGGCCTGCGCTGCACCCGGCGCGGCGTCTACGACATCGGTCCGCTCGTGGCCGTGACCAGCGACCCTCTCGGACTGACCCAGCGCGAGACGGTCGTCGCCGAGCGGTTCGAGATGCTGGTCCACCCGAGGATCGAGATCGTCGCCGACCGGCCTCTGACCAGGCGCTACGAGGATCCGCCGATCCGTCCGCCCGTCTCCCGTCCCTGGCCCTCCGGCCTCGAGTTCTACGGGCTGCGCGAGTACAAGCCCGGGGACGAGCTGCGGCGGATCGTCTGGAGGGCCTCTGCCCGCATGGGGAAGATCATGGTTCGGGAGGCCGAAGAGGGCATCACCGACCACATCACGATCATCCTCGACACGGACCGCACCTATCACAGCCAGGACGGCGACCACTCCGAGTCGTTCGAGACGGGGGTCCGGGCGGCCGCCTCCCTGGCTGTCCGTCATCTCCGCGACGGTTACGAGATCCGGGTCGAGACGAACGGTGGTCCGCTGACGAGGACCCTTCGCGGATCCACGCAGCAGCTCGCGATGCTCGACGCCTTCGCGCGCGTCGATATGGCCCGCGAGCCCCTCACGAAGGTGGTCACCCGGCTCATCAGCGACCCCCGCCGCGACGCCCACAACATCCTGATCACACCTCGGCTGGGGGCCCACGAGGCGGCCCAGCTCCGGCTCCTGCTCAACAAGGGCGTGTCGATCCTCGTCGTCGCGCTCATCTGGAACGAGGAGCACGCTGAAACCTTGAGCGTGGCTTCGGCGTTGGGATGTCAGGTGGCGGGTGTGCACCCCGGGCAGGACCTCGCCAGCGCGCTGTACCACGACATCGGGGCGGGGAGCCGCTGA